One cyanobiont of Ornithocercus magnificus DNA segment encodes these proteins:
- a CDS encoding C-3',4' desaturase CrtD, with product MSKNDVIVIGAGVAGLTASALLAHENLPVTLLESHSQVGGCAGTFRRGPYIFDVGATQVAGLEPGGSHERLFRHLQLKLPLAEPLDLACAVDLADGTPPVHLWRDSKRWQHERQFHFPGSSRFWKLCTWIHSNNWDFAGRDPVLPPRSLWDLRQFLQALRPGSLSSSVLTLFTIADLLKICGCNNDKRLRQFLDLYLRLYSQESADRTAALYGATVLQVAQEPHGLWHLQGSMQSLSNQLLSVLERDGGRLLLRHRAVALKPPQVPGEAWEVTVENRQGEKLLLRAADVVCTLPPQVLPNLIQEKQCLPKSYCRRLQKLPKPSGALVLYGAVSRLSLPVDCPAHMQWCAKDSSSLSLFVSVSRDGDGRAPGGEATLIASAFTPAEDWCYLPENTYQQRKLHTLHSMQAVLNARLNLSLADWHHVELATPRGFAYWTGRPNGIVGGLGQHPLHFGPFGLASRTPLSGLWLCGDSIHPGEGTAGVSQSALMVCRQLLATRGQELEIPS from the coding sequence ATGAGCAAGAATGACGTAATCGTGATAGGGGCTGGTGTAGCTGGTCTTACAGCATCAGCATTACTTGCCCATGAAAATTTGCCTGTCACACTTCTAGAGTCTCATAGCCAGGTTGGCGGCTGTGCCGGTACCTTCCGCCGCGGTCCCTATATCTTTGATGTTGGAGCTACCCAAGTAGCTGGTTTAGAGCCAGGTGGCAGCCACGAGCGCCTCTTCCGCCACCTGCAGCTGAAACTGCCTCTGGCAGAACCATTAGATCTTGCTTGCGCAGTCGACCTGGCAGACGGTACGCCGCCAGTACATCTTTGGCGGGATTCCAAGCGTTGGCAGCATGAGCGGCAGTTTCACTTTCCTGGCAGCAGTCGATTCTGGAAACTTTGTACCTGGATTCATTCTAACAATTGGGATTTTGCTGGACGCGATCCCGTGCTGCCGCCCCGCAGTCTTTGGGATCTTCGGCAATTCCTACAGGCATTACGGCCGGGCTCACTTTCTTCGTCAGTTCTTACACTATTTACCATCGCAGATCTTCTAAAAATCTGTGGCTGTAATAATGACAAGCGTCTAAGACAATTTCTTGACCTTTACCTTCGCTTGTACTCTCAAGAGTCAGCAGATAGAACTGCTGCTCTCTATGGCGCAACGGTATTGCAAGTGGCTCAAGAACCACATGGACTTTGGCACCTCCAAGGCTCAATGCAGTCACTCAGCAACCAGTTGCTATCCGTACTAGAAAGAGACGGAGGCCGTCTATTACTACGCCATCGTGCTGTCGCATTAAAGCCTCCCCAAGTACCTGGAGAAGCCTGGGAAGTGACAGTGGAAAATCGGCAGGGCGAGAAGCTATTGCTTAGAGCAGCCGACGTAGTCTGCACTTTGCCACCGCAGGTACTACCCAACTTGATCCAGGAAAAGCAGTGTCTTCCTAAGAGTTACTGTAGGCGTCTCCAGAAGCTGCCTAAGCCGAGCGGTGCCCTTGTGTTATATGGTGCTGTCAGTCGTCTGTCCCTGCCAGTAGATTGCCCTGCACATATGCAATGGTGCGCTAAAGACTCTAGCTCACTGTCATTGTTTGTGTCAGTTAGTCGTGATGGAGACGGGAGAGCACCAGGGGGTGAAGCAACACTAATTGCTAGCGCATTTACACCAGCTGAAGACTGGTGCTATCTCCCAGAAAATACCTATCAACAACGTAAACTCCACACTCTCCATTCAATGCAGGCAGTGTTGAATGCTCGACTTAACCTTAGTCTTGCTGATTGGCACCATGTTGAACTGGCGACGCCGAGGGGATTTGCTTACTGGACCGGACGACCAAATGGAATTGTTGGTGGCTTAGGTCAACACCCTCTGCACTTTGGACCCTTCGGTTTGGCTAGCCGCACTCCATTATCAGGGCTCTGGCTTTGTGGCGACTCAATCCATCCTGGAGAAGGTACAGCCGGTGTTAGTCAGTCAGCCCTGATGGTTTGCCGTCAGCTTCTAGCTACGAGAGGTCAGGAGCTTGAAATACCATCTTAA
- a CDS encoding putative membrane protein, whose product MSETTIGVENSATGSQKEIPANAEQISAGKSSDFAKRYGEIISNINTALDKVDWSKVSLASKVVGIFIAVSIIQVLIKGILDTINLLPIIPGILELLGVVVVGQWSWKNLTTLEKRNALIEKAKILRREYLG is encoded by the coding sequence ATGAGCGAAACTACCATCGGCGTTGAAAACTCCGCAACCGGAAGTCAAAAAGAGATTCCAGCTAATGCTGAGCAGATATCTGCTGGCAAGAGTAGTGATTTTGCTAAGCGCTACGGGGAGATTATCAGCAATATCAATACTGCTCTTGACAAGGTTGACTGGAGCAAAGTAAGCCTCGCTAGTAAAGTGGTCGGTATCTTCATTGCTGTTAGTATTATCCAGGTCTTAATCAAGGGTATCCTAGATACTATCAATCTCTTGCCAATTATCCCTGGGATACTAGAATTACTAGGTGTTGTTGTTGTAGGTCAATGGAGTTGGAAAAATCTCACTACTCTTGAGAAGCGGAACGCCTTGATAGAGAAAGCCAAGATACTCCGACGCGAATATCTTGGCTAA
- a CDS encoding peptidase produces the protein MPARLAFDSDCLVILQRTLQAAKPDEGCALLLGQDVRPTTSGIWLIVRLVWPCCNVWPASGLPKEVSRQARFALDPREQIQAQRWARCRGLQVLGSAHSHPNESLAPSQTDCHWASTGSLMVILNDCGAAAGWFWPGPPLRWAIPPLLLGYWKNLV, from the coding sequence ATGCCAGCACGCTTAGCTTTTGATAGTGATTGCCTGGTGATCCTGCAGCGAACCCTCCAAGCTGCCAAGCCAGACGAGGGGTGTGCTCTCTTACTTGGACAGGATGTTCGTCCAACGACATCAGGCATCTGGCTAATTGTGCGATTGGTCTGGCCATGCTGTAACGTTTGGCCAGCTTCTGGTCTACCTAAAGAAGTCTCGCGCCAAGCCCGTTTTGCCTTAGATCCGCGCGAGCAAATACAAGCACAACGCTGGGCACGTTGTAGAGGACTACAGGTTCTTGGCAGTGCACACAGCCATCCTAACGAAAGCCTGGCTCCTTCCCAAACAGATTGTCATTGGGCTAGCACTGGATCTCTTATGGTTATACTCAACGATTGCGGAGCGGCAGCAGGTTGGTTCTGGCCGGGACCACCACTACGCTGGGCTATTCCTCCTCTTCTACTAGGATACTGGAAGAATCTAGTCTAG
- a CDS encoding ATP-dependent sacrificial sulfur transferase LarE: MPKSAQYPLLESLPEASMEQLQGLRGLLYDLGSVCVAYSGGVDSTLVAAIAHEQLGERAVAVTGVSPALAPHLLEEARLQARWLRLQHRECFTQELEDPLYTSNPENRCFACKRELHHHLTMIAAMVGEVQVVDGVNHDDLGDHRPGIEAARLVGVRSPLAELRVDKISIRQISRALGLPWWDKPAQPCLASRFPYGETITAARLKRVDTAEVWLRQECGVPEVRVRVQGLTARIEVPNSYISNLFSLNRRDQIVNYFRGLGFTSVSLDLEGLVSGKLNRDLRVADQP, from the coding sequence GTGCCTAAGAGTGCACAATATCCTCTACTAGAGTCGCTCCCTGAAGCAAGTATGGAGCAATTGCAAGGCCTGCGCGGACTGCTGTATGACCTCGGCAGCGTCTGCGTAGCTTACTCCGGAGGGGTTGACAGCACGCTTGTCGCTGCAATTGCTCATGAACAGCTAGGTGAAAGAGCTGTAGCTGTGACTGGTGTTTCACCGGCCCTGGCACCCCACTTGCTTGAAGAAGCTCGTTTGCAGGCTCGCTGGCTTAGATTGCAGCATCGAGAATGTTTTACTCAGGAGCTGGAAGATCCTCTTTACACTAGCAATCCAGAAAACCGCTGCTTTGCCTGCAAGAGAGAGCTGCACCATCATCTCACCATGATTGCAGCGATGGTGGGAGAGGTTCAAGTCGTAGATGGGGTTAACCATGATGATCTTGGTGATCATCGACCTGGCATTGAAGCAGCTCGATTAGTTGGTGTTCGCTCTCCTCTTGCCGAGCTTAGAGTCGATAAAATCAGCATACGGCAGATCTCCCGTGCACTTGGTTTGCCTTGGTGGGATAAACCTGCCCAGCCATGCCTGGCTTCACGGTTTCCGTATGGTGAGACTATTACTGCAGCGCGTCTAAAGCGAGTAGATACTGCTGAAGTTTGGCTGCGGCAGGAATGTGGTGTTCCCGAGGTCCGGGTACGTGTGCAGGGTTTGACTGCTAGGATTGAAGTACCAAACAGTTACATTAGCAACCTTTTCTCGTTAAATCGGCGGGATCAAATTGTTAACTATTTTAGAGGCTTAGGCTTTACTTCTGTGAGCTTAGATCTTGAGGGTCTCGTCAGCGGCAAGCTAAACCGAGATCTCAGAGTAGCCGATCAGCCGTGA
- a CDS encoding prephenate dehydrogenase/arogenate dehydrogenase family protein produces MKKKQLATPCVGVVGLGLIGGSISLGLQAAGWRVHGLAHHYSAAERAQKLGLVTQVSTNPAVLENCNVVVLALPLTALLQPEEHLVKALPAMSVVMDVGSVKAPILQVWHTLHPRFVASHPMAGTAQSGMEASSATLFHGCPWVITPQNDTDQDALKTVQRLASVLGSHCLKVDAVQHDRAVALVSHLPVFVSAALLSTVCDEQDPDIRQLAMLLASSGFADSTRIGGGNPELGTAMASYNRLALLKGLASYRCKLEQLEQIIISSDWFQLHSELTLTQNLRPSFVPDRLQS; encoded by the coding sequence ATGAAGAAAAAGCAATTAGCTACTCCTTGTGTCGGTGTGGTAGGGCTGGGACTTATAGGCGGTTCTATCAGTCTAGGTCTCCAGGCGGCAGGCTGGCGAGTTCATGGACTAGCCCATCATTACAGCGCAGCCGAACGCGCCCAAAAGCTCGGTTTGGTTACACAGGTCAGCACCAACCCAGCAGTGCTTGAGAACTGCAATGTAGTGGTTCTTGCTCTACCTCTCACTGCACTGTTACAACCAGAGGAGCACTTAGTCAAAGCTTTACCAGCCATGTCAGTAGTGATGGATGTTGGCTCTGTCAAGGCACCTATTTTGCAAGTTTGGCACACACTCCATCCACGCTTTGTAGCAAGTCATCCGATGGCAGGCACAGCGCAGTCGGGTATGGAAGCTAGCAGTGCAACTCTTTTCCATGGCTGCCCTTGGGTGATTACTCCACAGAACGATACTGATCAGGATGCTCTGAAGACTGTACAACGGCTTGCTAGCGTTCTTGGCAGCCACTGCCTTAAAGTCGACGCTGTGCAGCATGATCGAGCAGTTGCCCTAGTTTCTCATCTACCAGTGTTTGTCAGCGCGGCACTACTTAGTACCGTGTGTGATGAGCAAGATCCAGATATACGTCAACTAGCGATGCTTTTAGCTTCTTCTGGCTTTGCTGATAGTACACGGATTGGCGGTGGTAATCCTGAACTGGGAACAGCGATGGCTTCTTATAATAGGCTAGCCTTGCTAAAAGGACTGGCATCTTACCGTTGTAAGCTAGAGCAGCTAGAACAAATAATCATCAGTAGCGACTGGTTCCAACTCCATTCCGAGCTAACACTGACTCAAAACCTACGACCTAGTTTTGTGCCGGATAGGCTCCAGTCTTAA
- a CDS encoding ATP--corrinoid adenosyltransferase translates to MPPVSGRSSRGVGIVTAADSRERSLGQLHVYDGEGKGKSQAALGVVLRTIGLGICEKRRTRVLLLRFLKGPGRIYDEDAAIEVLQQGFPHLIDQVRTGRESYFSAEEVTQFDRQEAQRGWDIARGAIASNLYSMVVLDELNPVLGLSLLDVSEVVETLGRRPAGMEVIVTGRAAPQSLVQLADLHSEMRAHRRQDNFTIPVSDNGAIEVYTGDGKGKSTSALGKALQAIGRGISMDKSHRVLILQWLKGGSGYTEDAAIAALQKSYPHLVDHLRSGRDAIVWRGQQELIDYVEAERAWEIARAAIGSGLYKTVILDELNPTVDLELLPVEPIVQTLLCKPAETQVVITGRCKIKPPYFDLASVHSEMICHKHYAEQGVDLKRGVDY, encoded by the coding sequence ATGCCTCCAGTTTCAGGTCGCAGTTCTCGTGGCGTTGGCATAGTTACTGCAGCAGATAGCCGCGAGCGCAGCCTCGGCCAGCTGCACGTCTACGATGGTGAAGGCAAGGGCAAAAGCCAAGCTGCTCTTGGAGTGGTACTACGCACAATCGGCCTTGGTATCTGCGAGAAGCGACGCACCCGCGTACTCTTGTTACGCTTTCTCAAAGGTCCTGGCCGCATCTATGATGAGGACGCAGCAATTGAAGTTCTGCAGCAAGGTTTTCCTCATTTAATTGACCAAGTGCGGACTGGACGAGAAAGTTACTTTTCTGCTGAGGAGGTAACGCAATTCGACCGCCAGGAAGCTCAGAGAGGTTGGGATATTGCCCGGGGAGCGATTGCTAGTAATCTCTACTCAATGGTGGTCCTAGATGAGTTGAATCCTGTTCTAGGGCTCAGCCTGCTAGATGTTAGTGAGGTAGTAGAAACCCTTGGCAGGCGGCCAGCTGGGATGGAAGTCATTGTGACAGGACGAGCCGCACCACAGAGTCTTGTGCAGTTAGCAGATCTGCACTCTGAAATGCGTGCTCACCGCCGACAAGACAACTTCACTATTCCTGTTAGTGACAATGGTGCGATTGAGGTATATACTGGCGATGGCAAAGGCAAATCAACCAGTGCACTTGGTAAAGCTTTGCAGGCTATAGGTCGTGGTATCAGTATGGATAAAAGTCATAGGGTCTTGATCCTTCAGTGGCTAAAAGGTGGAAGCGGATACACTGAAGATGCTGCTATTGCAGCACTACAAAAAAGCTACCCTCACCTAGTTGATCATCTCCGATCTGGGCGTGATGCTATTGTCTGGCGAGGACAGCAAGAACTAATTGATTACGTTGAAGCGGAAAGAGCCTGGGAGATTGCCAGAGCTGCTATTGGAAGTGGCTTATATAAAACTGTGATACTTGATGAGCTTAACCCCACTGTTGATCTAGAACTCTTACCTGTTGAGCCTATTGTGCAAACACTACTATGCAAGCCTGCAGAAACACAGGTAGTAATCACTGGTCGGTGTAAAATTAAGCCACCCTACTTTGATCTAGCAAGTGTGCACTCTGAGATGATTTGCCACAAGCACTATGCTGAGCAGGGCGTAGACCTCAAGCGTGGAGTAGATTACTGA
- a CDS encoding HAD family hydrolase, translating to MTARPLLVFDFDGVIIDGMQEYWYSARRAYLRLTENPHLQSLPEEVPHLFCCLRPWVHYGWEMVLIASEIARPSSHLNQRGLKYFCTNYSSSCQEALRDWDQSPERLQNALDSVRRRAIESDRAAWLKLHRPFPGVVERLLKLEEGEEDINWAVLTTKSTAFTAELLGSLGLVSTKLYGREDGSKLEVLLRLASRQPLVGLIEDRRATLETVRATKELHSLYCYLASWGYLRPEDHCLLPTGIHLLSLETLATPFVSWP from the coding sequence GTGACTGCTCGTCCACTACTAGTATTCGACTTCGATGGCGTGATCATCGACGGGATGCAGGAATACTGGTACAGCGCTCGCCGTGCTTACCTCAGGCTTACAGAAAACCCACACTTGCAGTCACTTCCCGAAGAGGTGCCCCACTTGTTCTGCTGTCTGCGTCCCTGGGTGCACTACGGCTGGGAGATGGTACTGATAGCGTCTGAAATCGCTCGCCCGAGTAGTCATCTGAACCAGCGGGGTCTAAAATATTTCTGTACCAACTACTCCAGCTCTTGTCAAGAAGCATTAAGAGACTGGGACCAGTCTCCTGAGCGACTACAAAATGCCCTAGACAGCGTCCGCCGTAGGGCTATAGAGTCTGACCGAGCTGCTTGGTTAAAGTTACACCGGCCTTTCCCCGGTGTGGTCGAGCGCTTGCTTAAACTTGAGGAAGGCGAAGAAGATATCAACTGGGCAGTCCTAACTACCAAAAGCACTGCTTTTACTGCAGAACTACTCGGCAGTCTCGGCTTGGTTTCTACGAAGCTCTACGGCCGCGAGGATGGTTCCAAGCTTGAGGTGCTGCTTAGGCTTGCGTCACGTCAGCCCCTAGTAGGACTTATTGAGGACCGCCGCGCAACGCTAGAGACTGTGCGTGCTACAAAAGAGTTACATAGCCTATATTGTTACCTGGCCAGCTGGGGCTACCTACGTCCAGAGGATCACTGTTTGTTACCAACTGGAATCCACCTGCTCAGTCTGGAAACCCTAGCAACACCATTTGTATCATGGCCATAG
- a CDS encoding recombinase RecA has protein sequence MSGIKATQSSGSDLPPASGRDKALNLVLGQIERNFGKGSIMRLGEASRMWVETIPTGALTLDLALGGGYPKGRVVEVYGPESAGKTTVTLHAIAEVQKRGGVAAFIDAEHALDPVYAAALGVDIENLLVSQPDTGEMALEIVDQLVRSAAVDIVVIDSVAALTPRAEIEGEMGDLAVGSQARLMSQAMRKITGNIGKSGCTVIFLNQLRLKIGVSYGNPEITTGGNALKFYASVRLDIRRIQTLKRGMDEYGIRAKVKVAKNKVAPPFRVAEFDILFGRGISTLGCLLDLAEETGIVVRKGAWYSYQGDNIGQGRDNTIIWLEQNPESRESIEQLVRQYLGNRPKVDDRTTNSLAPSPAREEASSQDES, from the coding sequence ATGTCTGGCATTAAAGCAACCCAGTCCTCAGGATCTGATCTCCCCCCCGCCAGTGGGCGTGATAAGGCGCTCAATCTGGTACTTGGCCAGATCGAGCGTAACTTCGGCAAAGGCTCGATTATGCGTTTAGGGGAAGCTTCTCGTATGTGGGTCGAAACCATTCCTACCGGGGCCCTCACGCTTGACTTAGCACTGGGCGGAGGATATCCTAAAGGGCGTGTAGTCGAGGTCTACGGGCCTGAAAGTGCTGGCAAAACCACTGTCACCCTGCACGCAATTGCTGAGGTGCAAAAGCGCGGTGGCGTTGCTGCCTTCATCGATGCCGAGCATGCCCTTGATCCTGTCTATGCCGCTGCTCTCGGTGTCGATATAGAAAATTTACTTGTCTCCCAGCCCGACACTGGCGAGATGGCCCTTGAGATTGTCGATCAACTAGTTCGCTCTGCTGCTGTCGACATCGTAGTTATTGACTCAGTTGCAGCATTAACACCCCGTGCTGAGATCGAGGGCGAGATGGGTGACCTTGCAGTTGGCAGTCAAGCCAGGCTAATGAGCCAAGCCATGCGCAAGATCACAGGCAACATTGGCAAGTCTGGCTGTACTGTAATCTTTCTAAACCAACTCCGCCTAAAGATCGGTGTCAGCTACGGTAATCCTGAAATAACAACTGGTGGCAATGCACTAAAGTTTTATGCTTCGGTACGTCTCGATATTCGTCGCATACAAACACTAAAGCGTGGCATGGATGAATATGGTATTCGCGCTAAGGTAAAAGTTGCTAAGAATAAAGTAGCACCACCCTTCCGAGTTGCAGAATTCGATATATTGTTTGGCCGAGGCATTAGCACACTAGGGTGTTTGCTTGATCTAGCTGAGGAAACTGGCATTGTTGTCCGTAAGGGCGCCTGGTACAGTTACCAGGGTGATAACATAGGCCAAGGCCGTGACAACACAATCATTTGGCTAGAGCAGAATCCTGAAAGCCGAGAATCCATTGAGCAGCTTGTGCGCCAGTACCTTGGCAATAGACCAAAAGTAGATGACAGAACCACTAACTCACTTGCTCCTAGTCCTGCAAGGGAGGAGGCATCAAGCCAGGATGAGTCCTAA
- a CDS encoding molybdopterin-synthase adenylyltransferase MoeB has translation MDSLRSIEVSSSGFSAEEYSRYSRQMILSEIGSEGQYRLRNAAVLCIGAGGLGSPIMLYLAAAGVGHIGIVDSDIVEGSNLHRQVIYGSSNTGQPKTHSARDRLQDLNPNCSIKVHNTILDTSNALKIIADYDIICDATDNFPSRYLINDACVILGKPDIYGSVQGFHGQASVFNLSTESPNFRDLLPAPPPLNLVPSCAEAGVLGVLPGLVGTIQATEALKVITGIGKPLDGRLLLVDGRTMQFREMRLRPDPDRVPITSLVNYDQLYKDQLDNICKHDRGSTLDSIDSISVQDLKLILDNDDLDILLLDVRRQEEAAIATIKGARLIPLANIENSEAIEQVRDLARGKRVYVHCKLGGRSAKAVRILAQHGIVAVNVSGGIDAWSREIDTTIPQY, from the coding sequence ATGGATAGCTTGCGCAGTATTGAAGTTTCTAGCAGCGGGTTTAGTGCTGAGGAATACTCGCGCTACTCTCGACAGATGATTCTCTCAGAGATAGGCAGCGAGGGCCAATATCGATTGCGCAACGCTGCTGTACTTTGCATTGGTGCAGGCGGCTTAGGTTCACCGATCATGCTCTATCTAGCAGCTGCTGGCGTAGGTCACATCGGAATCGTCGACTCTGATATTGTTGAAGGTAGCAATCTACATCGACAAGTAATCTACGGAAGTAGCAACACAGGACAGCCAAAAACACACTCAGCTAGGGATCGTCTTCAAGATCTTAATCCCAACTGTAGTATCAAAGTCCATAACACTATCCTTGACACTAGCAATGCACTTAAAATTATTGCTGACTATGACATAATCTGTGACGCCACCGATAACTTCCCGAGTCGATATTTAATCAATGATGCCTGTGTAATTCTTGGAAAGCCAGACATTTATGGGTCTGTGCAAGGATTTCATGGCCAGGCAAGCGTATTTAATCTCAGTACTGAAAGCCCTAACTTTCGAGATTTGCTTCCTGCACCACCACCTCTAAATCTTGTACCTTCTTGTGCCGAGGCTGGTGTTCTAGGCGTTCTGCCTGGACTGGTTGGCACAATCCAGGCTACAGAGGCTCTTAAAGTTATCACTGGCATTGGCAAACCACTCGATGGTAGACTGTTGCTTGTAGATGGTCGAACTATGCAGTTTCGAGAGATGCGACTACGACCTGATCCAGATCGAGTTCCTATTACCTCTCTAGTTAACTATGACCAGCTTTACAAAGATCAGCTAGATAATATATGCAAACATGACAGAGGCTCGACTTTGGACTCGATAGACTCAATCTCAGTACAAGATTTAAAGTTGATTCTAGACAACGATGACCTAGATATACTGTTATTAGATGTTCGCAGACAAGAAGAAGCCGCCATAGCCACTATCAAAGGCGCACGGCTCATCCCCCTGGCTAACATCGAGAATAGCGAGGCGATTGAACAAGTGCGCGATCTAGCAAGGGGTAAGCGTGTCTATGTACACTGTAAGCTGGGTGGGCGTTCTGCTAAGGCTGTTAGGATTTTGGCACAGCATGGCATCGTTGCTGTGAACGTCAGTGGTGGAATTGATGCATGGAGCCGAGAGATAGACACTACGATCCCACAATATTAA
- a CDS encoding fructosamine kinase — protein sequence MYEQLQQALENQDGPLAGRSIRIARSLRGGNSHTAWQLKLHEGSLVFLKCASSTDLPMLVAEAEGLQRLKTFLDPNLVTVPEPWYVGPCGGQSVLVLPWFDMGSGDQSSLGRGLAQLHFHSANQSSGKGFGWDQDGFIGRGPQPGGWRHCWGNAFIDLRLRPQLDLARSWRQDNEPLSNLLEKLRIILSGHRPSPSLVHGDLWSGNAAVLSDGRGVLFDPACWWADREVDLAMTMLFGGFSPEFFTSYNQQWRLSEGWENRFQLYNLYHLLNHANLFGGGYRRQCATQLRKLLVSV from the coding sequence ATGTACGAGCAACTGCAACAAGCTCTAGAAAACCAGGATGGTCCTCTAGCTGGACGCTCAATCCGTATTGCCCGCTCACTTAGAGGAGGGAACAGCCATACAGCATGGCAGCTCAAGCTGCATGAAGGCAGTTTGGTGTTCTTAAAGTGTGCTAGCTCTACTGATCTGCCAATGCTGGTTGCGGAGGCAGAAGGTCTCCAGAGGCTGAAAACTTTCCTCGATCCTAACTTGGTCACAGTTCCAGAACCATGGTATGTTGGTCCTTGTGGTGGTCAGTCTGTATTAGTCCTGCCCTGGTTTGACATGGGCAGTGGCGACCAATCCTCACTTGGCCGGGGGCTAGCCCAATTACACTTTCACTCAGCAAATCAGTCGTCGGGAAAAGGTTTTGGATGGGATCAAGATGGATTTATTGGGCGTGGCCCACAGCCAGGAGGGTGGAGACATTGTTGGGGTAATGCCTTCATCGATCTCCGTCTACGTCCTCAATTAGATCTTGCTCGTTCTTGGAGACAAGACAATGAGCCTCTCAGCAACTTGCTAGAGAAGCTACGCATAATTCTTAGTGGCCATAGGCCTTCACCATCGCTAGTCCATGGTGATCTCTGGAGTGGCAATGCAGCTGTTCTCAGCGATGGCCGAGGAGTGCTGTTTGATCCTGCTTGTTGGTGGGCTGACCGTGAGGTTGACCTTGCAATGACTATGCTATTTGGTGGATTTAGCCCAGAATTTTTTACTTCCTATAATCAGCAGTGGCGCCTAAGCGAGGGTTGGGAGAATAGATTCCAACTTTACAATCTATACCACCTGCTTAATCACGCAAATTTGTTCGGCGGCGGTTACCGCCGCCAGTGTGCAACCCAGTTACGCAAGCTTCTGGTAAGTGTTTGA